The following proteins are encoded in a genomic region of Streptomyces lunaelactis:
- the prcA gene encoding proteasome subunit alpha, which yields MSTPFYVSPQQAMADRAEYARKGIARGRSLVVLQYSDGIVFVGENPSRALHKFSEIYDRIGFAAAGKYNEYENLRIGGVRYADLRGYTYDRDDVTARGLANVYAQTLGTIFSSAAEKPYEVELVVAEVGATPEGDQIYRLPHDGSIVDEHGSVAVGGSAEQISTFLDQRHRDGMSLAEALKLAVQALSNQTNGNDREIPAERLEVAVLDRTRPQQRKFKRIVGRQLSRLLEADGAASTPTDAPSDTEETEEAGE from the coding sequence GTGTCGACGCCGTTCTATGTCTCACCCCAGCAGGCCATGGCCGACCGGGCGGAATACGCCCGCAAGGGCATCGCCCGTGGTCGCAGCCTCGTTGTGCTGCAGTACTCCGACGGCATTGTCTTCGTCGGTGAGAACCCGTCCCGTGCGCTGCACAAGTTCAGCGAGATCTACGACCGGATCGGCTTCGCCGCCGCCGGTAAGTACAACGAGTACGAGAACCTGCGGATCGGCGGCGTGCGCTACGCCGACCTGCGCGGATACACCTATGACCGTGACGATGTGACCGCCCGTGGTCTCGCGAATGTCTACGCCCAGACGCTGGGCACGATCTTCTCCAGCGCGGCCGAGAAGCCGTACGAGGTGGAGCTGGTCGTCGCCGAGGTCGGTGCCACTCCCGAAGGTGACCAGATCTACCGGCTGCCGCACGACGGATCGATCGTGGACGAGCACGGCTCGGTCGCGGTCGGTGGCAGCGCGGAGCAGATCAGCACCTTCCTCGACCAGCGGCACCGCGACGGGATGTCCCTCGCGGAGGCGCTGAAGCTGGCCGTACAGGCCCTGTCCAACCAGACCAACGGCAATGACCGGGAGATTCCCGCGGAGCGGCTCGAGGTGGCGGTCCTGGACCGTACGCGTCCTCAGCAGCGGAAGTTCAAGCGCATCGTCGGGCGGCAGCTGTCGCGGCTCCTTGAGGCCGACGGTGCCGCGTCGACGCCGACGGACGCGCCGTCGGACACCGAGGAGACGGAAGAGGCCGGGGAGTAG
- the prcB gene encoding proteasome subunit beta, which yields MEANPRSTGRLPAAFLTPGSSSFMDFLGQHAPETLPGRRVLPPIQGAIEAPHGTTIVATTFPGGVVLAGDRRATMGNMIAQRDIEKVFPADEYSAVGIAGTAGLAVEMVKLFQLELEHFEKVEGAQLSLEGKANRLSTMIRSNLGMALQGLAVVPLFAGYDVDREKGRIFSYDVTGGRSEEHGFAATGSGSIFARGSMKKLYREDLTEQQAITLVIQALYDAADDDSATGGPDVARRIYPIVTVISDEGFRKLTEAESSEVARSILERRLEQPDGPRAALL from the coding sequence GTGGAAGCCAACCCTCGTAGCACCGGGCGTCTGCCGGCAGCCTTCCTGACGCCCGGCTCGTCCTCGTTCATGGACTTTCTGGGTCAGCACGCGCCGGAGACACTGCCCGGCCGGCGGGTCCTGCCGCCCATCCAGGGGGCCATCGAGGCACCGCACGGCACGACCATCGTCGCGACGACGTTCCCCGGCGGTGTGGTGCTCGCCGGTGACCGCAGGGCGACCATGGGCAACATGATCGCGCAACGCGACATCGAGAAGGTCTTCCCGGCCGACGAGTACTCGGCCGTGGGCATCGCCGGCACTGCCGGCCTCGCGGTGGAGATGGTCAAGCTCTTCCAGCTGGAGCTGGAGCACTTCGAGAAGGTCGAAGGCGCCCAGCTCTCCCTGGAGGGCAAGGCCAACCGGCTCTCCACCATGATCCGCAGCAACCTCGGCATGGCCTTGCAGGGCCTGGCCGTGGTGCCGCTCTTCGCGGGATACGACGTCGACCGCGAGAAGGGCCGCATCTTCTCGTACGACGTGACGGGCGGCCGCTCCGAGGAGCACGGCTTCGCGGCGACCGGATCCGGTTCGATCTTCGCCCGTGGATCGATGAAGAAGCTCTACCGCGAAGACCTGACGGAGCAGCAGGCCATCACCCTGGTCATCCAGGCGCTGTACGACGCGGCCGACGACGACTCGGCGACCGGCGGCCCCGATGTGGCCCGGCGGATCTATCCGATCGTGACCGTCATCAGCGACGAGGGGTTCCGCAAGCTCACCGAGGCCGAGTCCTCGGAGGTCGCCCGCTCGATCCTGGAGCGACGCCTGGAACAGCCCGACGGCCCGCGCGCCGCGCTGCTCTGA
- a CDS encoding ubiquitin-like protein Pup has translation MATKDTGGGQQKATRSTEEVEEQAQEAQASEDLKERQEKLSDDVDSVLDEIDDVLEENAEDFVRSFVQKGGE, from the coding sequence ATGGCGACCAAGGACACCGGCGGCGGACAGCAGAAGGCCACGCGTTCCACTGAGGAGGTCGAGGAGCAGGCGCAGGAAGCGCAGGCCTCCGAGGATCTCAAGGAGCGCCAGGAGAAGCTCTCGGACGACGTCGACTCCGTACTGGACGAGATCGACGACGTCCTCGAGGAGAACGCAGAGGATTTCGTGAGGTCCTTCGTCCAAAAGGGCGGAGAGTAG
- the dop gene encoding depupylase/deamidase Dop yields MTVRRVMGIETEYGISVPGHPNANAMLTSSQIVNAYAAAMHRARRARWDFEEENPLRDARGFDLAREAADSSQLTDEDIGLANVILTNGARLYVDHAHPEYSSPEVTNPRDAVLWDKAGERIMAEAAERAAQLPGAQPIHLYKNNTDNKGASYGTHENYLMKRETAFSDIVRHLTPFFVSRQVVTGAGRVGIGQDGHEHGFQISQRADYFEVEVGLETTLKRPIINTRDEPHSDAEKYRRLHVIIGDANLSEISTYLKLGTTALVLSMIEDGFIAVDLAVDQPVRTLHQVSHDPTLKRLVTLRSGRTLTAVQLQMEYFELARKYVEERYGSDADEQTRDVLIRWEDTLNRLENDPMSLSGELDWIAKKELMEGYRRRDNLEWDAARLHLVDLQYADVRPEKGLYNRLAARGKMKRLLDEPAVVRAETKPPEDTRAYFRGRCLEQYADDVAAASWDSVIFDLPGRDSLQRVPTLEPLRGTRNHVKELLDRCRTAEDLVRVLSGG; encoded by the coding sequence ATGACCGTACGGCGAGTAATGGGCATCGAGACGGAGTACGGCATCTCCGTCCCGGGCCACCCGAACGCCAATGCCATGCTCACCTCGTCCCAGATCGTCAACGCCTACGCGGCGGCGATGCACAGGGCGCGGCGCGCCCGCTGGGACTTCGAGGAGGAGAATCCGCTGCGGGACGCCCGCGGCTTCGATCTCGCCCGCGAGGCCGCCGACTCCAGCCAGCTCACCGACGAGGACATCGGCCTGGCCAATGTGATCCTCACCAATGGCGCGCGGCTGTACGTCGACCATGCACACCCGGAATACAGCTCTCCGGAGGTCACCAACCCCCGTGACGCCGTGCTCTGGGACAAGGCCGGCGAGCGGATCATGGCGGAGGCCGCCGAGCGCGCGGCCCAGCTCCCCGGCGCCCAGCCGATCCATCTCTACAAGAACAACACCGACAACAAGGGCGCGTCCTACGGGACCCACGAGAACTACCTGATGAAGCGGGAGACCGCCTTCTCGGACATCGTGCGCCACCTGACGCCGTTCTTCGTCTCCCGCCAGGTCGTCACCGGCGCCGGACGGGTCGGAATCGGCCAGGACGGCCATGAGCACGGCTTCCAGATCAGCCAGCGAGCCGACTATTTCGAGGTCGAGGTCGGCCTGGAGACGACTCTCAAGCGGCCGATCATCAACACCCGCGACGAGCCCCACTCCGACGCCGAGAAGTACCGCCGGCTCCATGTGATCATCGGCGACGCGAATCTGTCCGAGATCTCGACCTATCTGAAGCTGGGCACCACGGCCCTGGTCCTCTCCATGATCGAGGACGGCTTCATCGCGGTGGACCTGGCCGTCGACCAGCCGGTGCGCACCCTGCACCAGGTCTCCCACGACCCGACCCTGAAACGTCTGGTCACGCTGCGCAGCGGCCGGACACTCACCGCGGTCCAGCTCCAGATGGAGTATTTCGAGCTGGCGCGGAAGTACGTCGAGGAGCGCTACGGCTCGGACGCCGACGAGCAGACCAGGGATGTCCTGATCCGCTGGGAGGACACGCTCAACCGGCTCGAGAACGACCCCATGAGCCTGTCCGGGGAGCTGGACTGGATCGCCAAGAAGGAGCTCATGGAGGGCTACCGGCGGCGTGACAACCTGGAGTGGGACGCGGCACGGCTGCACCTGGTGGACCTCCAGTACGCCGACGTACGGCCCGAGAAGGGCCTGTACAACCGTCTGGCGGCCCGCGGGAAGATGAAGCGGCTGCTGGACGAGCCGGCGGTCGTGCGGGCGGAGACAAAGCCGCCCGAGGACACCCGTGCGTATTTCCGCGGTCGCTGTCTGGAGCAGTACGCGGACGATGTGGCCGCGGCCTCCTGGGACTCGGTCATCTTCGATCTGCCGGGCCGTGACTCGCTGCAGCGGGTGCCAACCCTGGAGCCGCTACGCGGAACGCGTAATCACGTCAAGGAGCTCCTGGACAGGTGCCGCACCGCGGAAGACCTGGTCCGGGTGCTGTCCGGCGGCTGA
- the arc gene encoding proteasome ATPase, with the protein MAAHDDDINRGIRPGRGSEDPAGQVAYLEQEIAVLRRKLADSPRHTRILEERIVELQTNLAGVSAQNERLANTLREARDQIVALKEEVDRLAQPPAGFGVFLQSNEDGTCDIFTGGRKLRVNVSPSVELDELRRGQEVMLNEALNVVEAMEYERAGDIVTLKEILEDGERALVVGHTDEERVVRLAEPLLDITIRPGDALLLEPRSGYVYEVVPKSEVEELVLEEVPDVDYEKIGGLGGQIEMIRDAVELPYLHPDLFKEHELRPPKGILLYGPPGCGKTLIAKAVANSLAKKVAEVTGQPAGKSYFLNIKGPELLNKYVGETERHIRLVFQRAREKASEGTPVIVFFDEMESLFRTRGSGVSSDVENTIVPQLLAEIDGVEGLENVIVIGASNREDMIDPAILRPGRLDVKIKIERPDAEAAKDIFAKYLTASLPLHGDDLSEHSGSKDAAVHAMIQSVVEQMYAESEENRFLEVTYANGDKEVLYFKDFNSGAMIQNIVDRAKKMAIKAFLDQNQKGLRVSHLLQACVDEFKENEDLPNTTNPDDWARISGKKGERIVFIRTLVTGKQGADTGRSIDTVANTGQYL; encoded by the coding sequence GTGGCAGCCCACGACGACGACATCAACCGCGGCATCCGGCCGGGGCGGGGGTCTGAAGACCCAGCCGGCCAGGTTGCCTATCTCGAGCAGGAAATCGCCGTCCTGCGCCGCAAGCTCGCCGACTCTCCGCGCCATACGAGGATTCTCGAAGAGCGGATCGTCGAGCTGCAGACAAACCTGGCCGGCGTGTCCGCACAGAACGAGCGGCTCGCCAATACACTCCGTGAGGCCCGCGACCAGATCGTGGCTCTCAAGGAGGAGGTCGACCGGCTCGCACAGCCGCCGGCCGGCTTCGGTGTCTTCCTGCAGTCAAATGAGGACGGCACCTGCGACATCTTCACCGGGGGCCGCAAGCTCCGGGTGAATGTCAGCCCCAGCGTCGAGCTCGACGAGCTCCGGCGCGGCCAGGAAGTCATGCTCAACGAAGCGCTCAACGTGGTCGAGGCCATGGAGTACGAGCGTGCCGGGGACATCGTCACCCTCAAGGAGATCCTCGAGGACGGCGAGCGCGCCCTGGTGGTCGGGCACACCGACGAGGAACGGGTGGTGCGGCTCGCGGAGCCGCTGCTGGACATCACCATCCGTCCCGGCGACGCCCTGCTGCTCGAACCCCGCTCCGGCTACGTCTATGAAGTGGTGCCCAAGAGCGAGGTCGAAGAGCTCGTCCTCGAAGAGGTCCCGGACGTCGACTACGAGAAGATCGGCGGTCTGGGCGGCCAGATCGAGATGATCCGCGACGCGGTCGAGCTCCCGTACCTCCACCCGGACCTCTTCAAGGAGCACGAACTGCGGCCGCCGAAGGGCATCCTGCTCTACGGTCCGCCCGGCTGCGGCAAGACGCTCATCGCCAAGGCCGTCGCCAACTCCCTTGCCAAGAAGGTCGCCGAGGTGACCGGCCAGCCCGCGGGGAAGAGCTACTTCCTCAATATCAAGGGCCCCGAGCTCCTCAACAAGTACGTCGGCGAGACCGAGCGGCACATCCGCCTGGTCTTCCAGCGTGCCCGGGAGAAGGCGAGCGAGGGTACCCCCGTGATCGTCTTCTTCGACGAGATGGAATCCCTCTTCCGCACCCGTGGTTCCGGTGTCAGCTCGGACGTGGAGAACACCATCGTCCCGCAGCTGCTCGCCGAGATCGACGGTGTGGAGGGCCTGGAGAACGTCATCGTCATCGGCGCCTCCAACCGCGAGGACATGATCGACCCCGCGATCCTGCGGCCCGGCCGGCTCGACGTCAAGATCAAGATCGAGCGTCCGGACGCGGAGGCCGCGAAGGACATCTTCGCCAAGTACCTGACGGCTTCGCTGCCCCTGCACGGGGACGACCTCTCCGAGCACAGCGGCTCCAAGGATGCCGCCGTGCACGCGATGATCCAGTCGGTCGTCGAGCAGATGTACGCGGAGTCCGAGGAGAACCGCTTCCTCGAGGTCACGTACGCCAACGGCGACAAGGAAGTCCTGTACTTCAAGGACTTCAACTCCGGCGCGATGATTCAGAACATCGTCGACCGGGCCAAGAAGATGGCCATCAAGGCCTTCCTCGACCAGAACCAGAAGGGCCTTCGGGTCTCCCATCTCCTCCAGGCTTGCGTGGACGAGTTCAAGGAGAACGAGGACCTGCCGAACACCACCAACCCGGACGACTGGGCCCGGATCTCCGGCAAGAAGGGCGAGCGGATCGTCTTCATCCGCACCCTTGTCACCGGAAAGCAGGGCGCGGACACCGGACGTTCCATCGACACGGTGGCGAACACAGGCCAGTACCTGTAG
- a CDS encoding ferredoxin: MTVQHEAPTGGAADALEVWIDQDLCTGDGICAQYAPEVFELDIDGLAYVKSTDDELLQNPGAVAPVPLPLLRDVVDSAKECPGDCIHVRRVSDRVEVYGPDAG, encoded by the coding sequence ATGACCGTGCAGCACGAGGCCCCCACCGGCGGCGCCGCGGATGCCCTGGAGGTCTGGATCGACCAGGACCTCTGCACCGGGGACGGGATCTGTGCGCAGTACGCACCGGAGGTCTTCGAGCTCGACATCGACGGGCTGGCGTATGTGAAGAGCACGGACGACGAACTGCTCCAGAACCCGGGCGCCGTGGCGCCCGTACCGCTTCCGCTCCTGAGGGATGTCGTGGACTCCGCGAAGGAGTGCCCGGGCGACTGCATCCATGTACGTCGCGTTTCGGACAGGGTCGAAGTCTACGGCCCCGACGCAGGGTGA